The DNA segment GCGTGCTCAGGCGGTCGATGGTCGCGATATGGTCGGCGACGTCGCGATAGCTGAAGTGCAGAATCGGCGAGTGGAGCGAAGCGACGCGGCCGTCGAGTCGCACGCTGGCGTGCGGCTCGCGTCCGCCGAAGCGCGCGCGCCGGCGTCGGAACAGCCGCAGATGGCGGTCCGGGTAAAGCCCGCGCGTGTAGTAGTGGCCGAGATGATAAAGGATACGACGGACGCGATAGCCGTCGGCCGGCGCGGCGGCGCCAAGCGCCGCCTTGATCTCGCGCCCGAGCTCCCAGGTCGCCTGCTCGTCAGCGTCGAGCGAGAAGACCCACTCGCCCGTCGCCTGCTCGAGCGCGAACTGCTTCTGCGCGACGTAGCCCTCGAAGGGGCGTTGGAAAACGCGCGCGCCCAGCGCGCGCGCAATCTCGACCGTGCTGTCGGTCGAGAACGAATCGACCACGATCAGCTCGTCGCAGAACGTCGCCGC comes from the Candidatus Binataceae bacterium genome and includes:
- a CDS encoding glycosyltransferase family 2 protein; translation: MAEQAQAAPKISLVVITRNEEELIGQCLKSAATFCDELIVVDSFSTDSTVEIARALGARVFQRPFEGYVAQKQFALEQATGEWVFSLDADEQATWELGREIKAALGAAAPADGYRVRRILYHLGHYYTRGLYPDRHLRLFRRRRARFGGREPHASVRLDGRVASLHSPILHFSYRDVADHIATIDRLSTQAASEGEPGPFTAVKMFANPAWRFFNFYVLRGGFREGGRGLYAAMSAAFYVFLKYAKLYERRLRTRRRL